A section of the Candidatus Ozemobacteraceae bacterium genome encodes:
- a CDS encoding AAA family ATPase, protein MRASSQTTPWADAYRRLAEQLIPFSNRQGDLVEILRELELLGLPMIPLTETDSTDRRRPLKVFDPFTFFSTFNRNIMPEKRLRIFSEISKRFDPRASALDRLPPVPAFNDVRPWFFNSSGDRLFNEVHNLWELAISSQTGVAEAAAAFDKCLSLDGSIFERLTIGLFWLNPKLFLPANQPVKRYLEQFGIAGPDRDARSYREWLLLVSRRVDESFPQIYTRSHQEESRQENDTWLITFGRKPDEQRCLTEGFISLEIAEQLLVRDMNRIPDEAPSPAGSPERPTAHQNAWDFLMIMREGDLVFARHGTGRLSGVARVEGPGVLVKDAGTSYLMRSVTWLKCGGWRFPEHLTATVAPLVRLTRYPQLVSELLDVMKVSRNELENPERRIWWVQTRSDQTGFGNVDVGSELLLPTVDINNQPLSNPGPFLDMSQGDLVLGYTGSPVNAIVCLGQVTTPLTQTPSGPVVRIRKTRMLERPIAFSEVKKHPGLAHSDIIRNVDSPLIRVTESEYRDIQSLFAVPALRTDAYGEEEFSAECFLDLQRAHDILACWRLRKNLILQGPSGVGKTFLARRLAWLLLCERNDARVRIVQFHPSYSFLDFVLGPQELPGHAGRRNTGPFFELCRQAQQDSARNYVLIVEEINRGSPEQVFGELIQLIDAEKRHQDCSISLSFQRRGDPDFYIPPNLYILGTINAAEPGRGISDFSFRRMFSFAQLDPAFDSPRFTQHLLDQKAPPALVRQICDGFIALNSRISSDTEHLGPGYRIGHGYFMPPPDGVSDWNAWHREIITMQIRPLLECYWPHEPERISREIAQLMPPPPTSPSRQPKD, encoded by the coding sequence ATGAGAGCATCTTCCCAGACAACGCCCTGGGCTGACGCCTATCGGCGACTCGCCGAACAGCTCATTCCCTTCAGCAACAGGCAGGGTGATCTCGTCGAGATTCTGCGCGAACTCGAATTGCTGGGGCTCCCCATGATTCCCCTCACGGAAACCGACTCGACCGACCGCCGCCGGCCGCTCAAGGTGTTCGACCCGTTCACCTTCTTTTCGACCTTCAACCGGAACATCATGCCGGAAAAACGCCTGCGCATCTTCTCCGAGATTTCGAAGCGGTTCGACCCGCGCGCGTCGGCGCTCGACCGCCTTCCGCCGGTTCCCGCCTTCAACGACGTGCGCCCCTGGTTTTTCAACTCGTCCGGCGACCGTCTGTTCAACGAGGTCCACAATCTGTGGGAACTCGCCATTAGTTCGCAGACGGGCGTTGCGGAAGCTGCGGCGGCTTTCGACAAGTGCCTTTCCCTCGACGGTTCGATCTTCGAACGTCTGACCATCGGCCTGTTCTGGCTGAATCCGAAACTCTTCCTTCCCGCGAACCAGCCGGTGAAGCGCTATCTCGAGCAGTTCGGCATCGCCGGGCCTGATCGCGACGCCCGGTCCTATCGCGAGTGGCTCCTGCTCGTCTCGCGCCGCGTCGACGAATCCTTTCCGCAGATCTACACCCGCTCCCACCAGGAGGAATCGCGTCAGGAAAACGACACATGGCTCATCACCTTCGGCCGGAAGCCCGACGAGCAGCGCTGCCTGACCGAAGGGTTCATCAGCCTCGAAATCGCCGAGCAACTTCTGGTCCGCGACATGAACCGCATTCCCGACGAGGCCCCCTCCCCTGCCGGCTCGCCCGAACGGCCAACGGCGCACCAGAACGCCTGGGATTTTCTGATGATCATGCGCGAGGGGGACCTCGTCTTCGCGCGGCATGGAACCGGCCGCCTGTCCGGCGTCGCTCGCGTCGAAGGTCCCGGCGTCCTCGTGAAGGACGCTGGAACGTCCTACCTGATGCGATCCGTCACGTGGCTCAAATGCGGCGGCTGGCGCTTTCCCGAGCATCTCACCGCGACCGTCGCGCCGCTCGTGCGGTTGACGCGATATCCGCAACTCGTCTCGGAACTTCTCGACGTGATGAAGGTTTCCCGGAACGAGCTCGAAAATCCCGAGCGGCGCATCTGGTGGGTCCAGACGAGATCCGACCAGACCGGTTTCGGCAACGTCGACGTCGGAAGCGAACTTCTCCTCCCCACGGTGGACATCAACAACCAGCCGCTTTCCAATCCGGGCCCCTTTCTCGACATGTCCCAGGGCGATCTCGTCCTCGGCTATACCGGCTCCCCCGTGAACGCCATCGTCTGCCTCGGCCAGGTAACGACGCCTCTCACGCAGACCCCGTCCGGCCCCGTCGTCCGCATCCGCAAGACCCGCATGCTCGAACGCCCGATCGCGTTTTCCGAGGTGAAAAAGCACCCGGGACTCGCCCATTCGGATATCATCAGGAACGTCGACTCCCCGCTCATCCGCGTCACCGAATCGGAGTATCGCGACATCCAGTCGCTGTTCGCCGTCCCTGCCCTGCGCACGGATGCGTATGGCGAAGAGGAGTTTTCCGCCGAATGTTTCCTCGACCTCCAGCGGGCCCACGACATCCTCGCCTGCTGGCGCTTGCGGAAGAACCTCATCCTGCAGGGACCGTCAGGCGTCGGCAAGACTTTCCTCGCCCGTCGCCTCGCCTGGCTCCTGCTCTGCGAGCGGAACGACGCCCGCGTCCGGATCGTCCAGTTCCACCCCTCGTATTCCTTCCTGGACTTCGTGCTCGGCCCCCAGGAACTCCCCGGACATGCGGGGCGCCGCAACACCGGCCCCTTCTTCGAGCTCTGCAGACAGGCCCAGCAGGATTCCGCACGCAACTACGTCCTCATCGTCGAAGAGATCAACCGCGGTTCGCCGGAACAGGTGTTCGGCGAACTGATTCAGCTGATCGACGCGGAAAAGCGCCACCAGGACTGCTCGATTTCCCTTTCGTTCCAGCGCCGCGGCGACCCGGATTTCTATATTCCTCCAAATCTGTATATCCTCGGGACCATCAACGCGGCCGAACCCGGGCGGGGCATATCGGATTTCAGTTTCCGCAGAATGTTTTCCTTTGCCCAACTGGATCCGGCATTCGATTCCCCGAGATTCACCCAGCATCTGCTCGATCAAAAAGCCCCGCCCGCCCTCGTCCGGCAGATCTGCGATGGCTTCATCGCGCTCAACTCGCGCATTTCGTCCGATACGGAGCATCTCGGCCCCGGGTACCGGATCGGTCACGGCTACTTCATGCCGCCTCCCGACGGTGTTTCCGACTGGAACGCATGGCATCGGGAGATCATCACGATGCAGATCCGGCCCCTTCTCGAATGCTACTGGCCACACGAACCCGAACGCATCTCGCGCGAAATCGCGCAACTGATGCCGCCCCCCCCGACATCCCCCTCCCGGCAGCCCAAGGACTGA
- a CDS encoding YitT family protein encodes MSIIHTVGTLLFNRKPKPPFEMTCPNCGHKQAPRSGERFVCNKCHYSVAALLSTKPVPFRLSQAMVYEAFFMLAGPLLAIVGLKGFLIPNGLIDGGVTGISMLLSHLTGIELALFIFLINIPFIFAAYHNFNREFAYRAAFSILLLSILLPLIQIPIITSDKLLDAIFGGFFLGAGIAFSIRGGGVLDGTEIMALIISRRFPATVGDSILFFNIIIFSTALTMLSPEHVFYSIIAYLSASKTVDFMMHGIESYNGVMIMSAKSQQIRFNIVNDFQRGVTIIKSRGGYSEKDQEVLLCVVTRLEISNLRKLIEEHDDNAFVIVFPISDVHGGLVKKVLYEKSIGEGRQPST; translated from the coding sequence ATGAGCATCATTCACACCGTCGGAACCCTTCTCTTCAACCGGAAACCCAAGCCGCCCTTTGAAATGACCTGCCCGAACTGCGGACATAAACAGGCGCCCAGAAGCGGCGAACGATTCGTCTGCAACAAATGCCATTACAGCGTTGCGGCGCTTCTCTCGACAAAGCCCGTCCCGTTCCGTCTTTCGCAGGCGATGGTCTACGAAGCGTTTTTCATGCTTGCCGGCCCGCTTCTCGCCATCGTCGGGCTCAAGGGTTTCCTGATTCCGAACGGTCTGATCGACGGCGGCGTGACCGGCATCTCGATGCTCCTCTCGCATCTGACCGGCATCGAACTCGCGCTGTTCATCTTCCTCATCAACATCCCGTTCATTTTCGCCGCCTATCACAATTTCAACCGGGAGTTCGCCTACCGGGCAGCGTTCTCCATTCTTCTGCTCTCCATTCTCCTGCCCCTCATCCAAATCCCGATCATCACGAGTGACAAACTCCTGGACGCGATCTTCGGCGGTTTTTTTCTCGGCGCCGGCATCGCATTTTCGATCCGCGGGGGCGGCGTCCTCGACGGGACCGAAATCATGGCGCTGATCATCAGCCGCCGGTTTCCGGCAACCGTCGGCGATTCGATCCTGTTCTTCAACATCATCATCTTCTCGACGGCACTGACGATGTTGAGCCCGGAACACGTCTTCTACTCGATCATCGCGTATCTTTCCGCATCGAAAACCGTCGATTTCATGATGCACGGCATCGAGTCCTACAACGGCGTGATGATCATGTCCGCCAAGTCCCAGCAGATCCGGTTCAATATCGTCAACGATTTTCAGCGCGGCGTGACGATCATCAAGAGCCGTGGCGGCTACTCCGAAAAGGATCAGGAGGTCCTGCTCTGCGTCGTGACGCGCCTCGAAATAAGCAATCTCCGAAAACTCATCGAGGAGCACGATGACAACGCGTTCGTCATCGTCTTCCCCATCAGCGACGTTCACGGCGGCCTTGTGAAGAAGGTGCTGTATGAAAAATCGATCGGCGAGGGAAGACAGCCTTCGACCTGA